TCGATATATACGATAGCACGGTTCTCATCCTCGGCTTTTTTTTAATTCCGGTACCGTCTCTTCCCGCCACTGCTGGACTTTCTGCTTGCTCTGCTGGCGAGCCTTTTTGGCGGGCTTCTGCAAGCTCCATCCCAGTTTTTTTAGGATACGCCCCACCTGCGTTAGGTCGTAGCTGACACCGAATAGCCTGCCAATCAACTCGTTGACACGAGAGCGTGTCCAGATGTGGCCGGGAAAACCGTGGCTGACAGCACCTTGTTTAAGCTCTTCGACAAGCTGCGAAAGCTGTTCTGACGTCAGTTTAGGCAACGAACCTGGCGGCTTTCGGGCCAGCAAGCCTTCCGCCCCCAACTCCCGATACTTTTTCAGCGTCTGGCTTACCCAGCCCTCGGTCAGTCCAAGAGCCGAGGTGATGTCCTTCTGCTTCCAACCCGCTTCTTTCAACTCCACGCAGCGGCGACGTAGTATTTCGTAATCTGATGGTTTGTATTTTGCTTTCATAAATGCAATTTACAAACTTTACAAACCTATTCACCCATCAATAAATATAAAGAGTAGCCCCTTTCGGCTTTTATTAGACTCAAGCGGTAAAGTAGTAGCCGTGAACCCATCACTTAAACCTGTATTGGAACAACTCAAATAATATCCCCTGATTAATTGTGTTCATAAACTATAATTAGGTTTAGGTATAAAATTCCTTGAGCAGTAGCTACGATAAATGAAATTCCCTATTTACAAGCAGCACGATGCTATGGACTGTGGCCCTACCTGCTTACGCATGGTGGCCAAGTACTACGGGCAAAGCTACTCGGCGCAGGCATTGCGGGAACGTACCCAAATCGGCAAAGATGGGGTCAATTTGTTGGGGATTTCCGAAGCCGCTGAGAGCATTGGTTTTCGTACCGTCGCCGTCAAAGTATCGTTAGATAAACTCCTCCAAGAAGCCCCTTTTCCCTGCATCGTCCACTAGAGTCAAAATCATTTTGTGGTTATTGCCCCCCAACCCCTGAAGGGGGCTTCAATACCATTTTTAAAGCCCCCTTCGGGGGTTGGGGGGCTTTCTGTTGCCGATCCCGCTCGTGGGCTAATTACCTACACCCGTGAAGAATTTGAAAAACAATGGGCTACCACCATTTCCAACGGTCAAAAAATGGGCGTGGCGTTGTTATTGGAACCGACGCCTGCCTTGGGAAAAGAGCATGAATTGGAGGGGCGCACCGGCGAAGAAAAAAGGTTAGGGACCAGTCGTTTGGGCACGTATCTCTATCAACACCGCCGCTTGGTAGGGCAATTGGGCGTTGGGCTGTTGGTGGCGAGTTTGTTGCAGCTTATTTTCCCTTTTTTGACGCAGTCGGTGGTGGATGTAGGCATCCAAACGCGGAACCCTTCCTTTGTTTTATTGGTCTTATTGGCGCAGTTGGCCCTGACCGTGGGGCGCACCTCGGTAGAGTTTATCCGTTCGTGGCTATTAATGCACCTCAGTACGCGGCTCAACCTCTCGCTGCTCTCCGATTTTCTTATCAAACTCACGCGTTTACCATTGTCTTTTTTTGATACGAAACAATTCGGTGACATCATGCAGCGTATTGGCGATCATCACCGTATTGAGCAGTTTCTTACGGGTCAGACCCTCAATACGCTCTTTTCACTGTTTAATTTACTGGTGTTCGGGGCGGTATTGGCCTTTTATAATCTCACTATTTTTGGGGTTTTGATGCTGTCGGCGTTGCTCTACGCGGGTTGGGTGGCGATGTTTTTGAAATTTCGCCGAAAATTGGATTATCAGCGTTTCAGCATCTCGGCCAAGAGTAGCAGCACCTTGGTGCAACTCATTCAGGGAATGCACGAAATCCGTTTGGCGGGCGCCGAAACGCCCATGCGCTGGCGATGGGAACAACTGCAAACCCAATCGTTCAAACTCGGAATGAAAGGCTTGAGCGTGTCGCAGTGGCAACAGGCGGGCGCGTTGCTTATCAACGAAGGCAAAAGCATTTTTATCACTTTTCTGTCGGCCCAGGCGGTCATCAACGGACAGCTTAGCCTGGGCGGGATGCTGGCGGTGCAGTACATCATCGGTCAAGTCAACGCCCCGCTCCAGCAGCTCATCGGCCTCGTGCAGTCGGGGCAGGATGCCAAAATCAGTTTGGAACGATTGAATGAAATCTACGAACTGGAAGACGAAGAGACGGGGCAGGGCTTAGTGGAGCTGCCCACCTCCCACACCCTTTCCCTGCAATCCCTGTCATTTACGTACCGAGGAGCGGGCAACGAACCCGTACTGCACGACATCCACCTCACCATTCCGCAGGGAAAAACCACCGCCATAGTGGGCATGAGCGGCAGCGGTAAAACTACCCTGTTGAAATTATTGCTGCGCTTTTATGACCCTACCCAAGGCAAAATCCTCATCGGCGGCGTGGGGTTAAACAACATCAGTCATAAATACTGGCGCAAGCAATGCGGGGTGGTGATGCAGGACGGTTTTTTATTTTCAGACACCATTGCCCGCAACATTGCCGTGGGCGTAGATATCATTGACCGTCAAAAACTCTATCAGGCCGCTCAGGCAGCCAATATTCTCGACTTTATTGAGTCATTGCCGCTGGGTTTTCACACCAAGATCGGAGCCGAAGGCATGGGGGTCAGTCAGGGGCAAAAACAACGTCTGCTCATTGCCCGAGCCGTTTACAAAGACCCGCAATACATTTTCTTTGATGAAGCGACGAACGCCCTTGATGCCCACAATGAAGCCGTGATTGTAGAAAACCTGAATGAATTTTTCAAAAACAGAACGGTGATCGTGGTAGCGCACCGATTAAGCACGGTAAAAAATGCCGACCAGATTGTGGTACTCGACAAAGGCAGAATCACGGAGATTGGCACGCATTCGACCTTGACGTCGCAGCAGGGCGATTATTATCAGTTGGTAAAGAATCAGTTGGAGCTGTGAGCCATTGAAGGGCAGGGGGGGATTTCTGCGAAATGACAAACTAATAGAAATGACAAAGGAAGAAAATCACTTATTCACCGACCGTCCCGAAGGGGCCGCGCTGTTTGAGGAGCTTCGCAGTGAAGAAATTCAGGAAGTCCTTGGCCACACTCCCCCGTGGGCCGTTCGCCTGGGCAATACACTCTTTCTGGTGATTTTGCTGGGAATTTTGGGGCTTAGTTGGTTGATAAAATATCCTGAAATTGTGACCGTTCCGTTTCGACTTACTTCTGCTGATGCGCCAAAGGCCGTATTGTCCAAAACTCAGGGACGTTTGGTAAAACTGTGGGTGAAAGACACCCACTATGTAGAACAAAACCAACCGTTGGCCTATTTGGAAAGTACCGCTTCGCACCCGGAAGTATTGGCCTTGGAAACAGCCCTGCAACAACTGGCGGCATTGACCGACAATGACCGGTTTGAAACCATTGCTTTTTTCAAGGCCGAACGGCAAAAAAAACTGGGGGAATTACAGCCTGACTATCAAAGTTTTATGCAGGTGTTCACCGAAACTGTCACGTTGTTTGCCAATGGCTATTTACGTCAGAAGAGAGCCTTCCTGAAAGATGAGTTGATGGATCTGATGACAAACCACGACCAACTGAGCGCACAGTATGAAATCCAAAAGCAGGAATTTCAGTTAGTTGAAAAAGAATTTGCCATCCACAAACATCTTTTCAAAGAACGGGTGATCGCTCCCCTTGAATACAATCGCGAAGAGCGAAATTACCTGGCCAAACAGCTTCCGTTGAAGCAGTTGGAAATGAGCATCACCCATAACAAAACGGCCCAAACCTTAAAACAAAAGGAATTGGCGGAATTGGAAAAGCAGGCCAATGATCGCAAAGTGGAATTTTCTCAGGCCCTCAGTACGCTGCAAGTCGCGGTAGCTACGTGGAAAACCCGCTTCATCGTCTCGGCACCCCGGGCAGGGCAGATATTTTATGCCGATCTTTGGCAGGAAGACCAACCCATCAAAAACGATGAAATCCTCTTTTACGTCGGAAGTTCTCAAAAAAGCTTTTTGGGCGAGGCGCGTATTTCTCAGCGAAATTCGGGGAAGGTCAAAGAAGGGCAACGGGTGCTGATCAAATTTCAAAGTTATCCATTTGAACAATTTGGGATAGTGGAAGGGAAAATTCAAACCATCGCTGCCGTTCCTTCTTCCGACAGCACCTTTCGGGCGGTGGTTGGCCTACCCAAAGGACTGCAAACTTCATCACACAAGACCCTTCCTTTTAAAAATGGTCTAAACGCTACTGCCGAAATCATAACGGAAGATTTGAGCGTAGCCGAGCGGATGTTTTATGAAGTCAGGAAGATGCTGAGATAACGATGCAGGTGTATAGTTTTTACCATTGAATGATATTCATCCCGCCTGTACATTTTTTGACCTACGACTTGGCGAAGTAAAATCAAATAAATGTTTTTAATTTTATAATTAAAAACATTTTGATTCAATTCTCTGACAATGTACTCTCACGCAGTCAGATGAAGGCTGTTAAGGGAGGGGAAGAGTATGGGGGCGACGGTGTAGGCTGTTGGTGTGTGTATGAACTCACGGCTAATAGCAATTATGGACGCTGCTCTACTAAAGCTGCCCCGGCAGGTACTACTAACCAAGATTGCAACGGCATTTGCTTAACAGGTATGGATCCGATCTACTGTTTAAATACAGCAGAGTTAAGAGCCAGTCAAACCTGTCCTTTTGGGGCTTAAAAAAAGTACGTACCCCTGCCGATTCGTTGAGCAGGGGTACTCACCTTATTTATTATTTCAGTTATGAAAGTGATAACTATCGGTATTTTTATGCTTTACTGCTGTACTTCTTTTGCCCAAACCAAGGAAGGCATTGAGCCTATTTTGATTGAATATCAAGTACCTCAATTCTCAGAAGCTGAAGCCTCACGCTTTGATTTTCGAAAAACCTCCAACTTTATGGATTTGCGCTTTGGGTGGACGACTAAAGGGGGAAAGACAAATGAAAATATAGCATTGGATGGCCCCTATTCCAAAACTTCCAAGAACACCCGCTATACAAAAACCTTTATTCTTTCTGATGCTTTTAAAAACAGGGGAAGTGTGTTTTTGCACTTAGAACAACTTAATTCATCATTCAGCATTTATCTCAACGAATTCAAATTAGACAATTCCATTGGACTGCACTACCTTACCTACGATATCAGCAAAATAATTACCGACAGCCTCAATACCCTTGTTATCCAAACACAAGGAGAAAACAGCCAAATACCGATTCAGGATATATTTGTGTTCGGCACCCCCAAATTCTACTTTTATTCATTAAGTATGGGACTGATGGACACCGGAAATAATGATTATGTTACTTGCAGAAGTGGCATCAATAAGCTGGATATCTATAATGAGATAAGTTACGAAACATCGGTCAAGGTTTTTCGTAAGGACTTTACCTACTCCCCCCACTTACTTCAATCCTCTTTTGGTGTAAAATCGTATTTTAATGACGATGCCACAGAATCATATTATAAAGTTTACAGCCATACAACCGGTGTCAGAGGAAATATATTCAAGAACAGTCGAATTGACGGCGGCTGTTCACGCAGTCCGCGGGTGGCAGCTTCGTGGAATGCAGAATCACCCAAACTGTACAAAGTAATTCATAAAGCACAAACGAATGCGAATACGGATTCTATGTTTTCTTATCAATATCTTGGTTTTAAAACAATGGTTACGCATACTGACCAAAGCGTTGTTTTTAACAACAAGCCCATTACACTCAAAGCCATCGCTATTCCAAGTGTATATGGCAAAGAAGAAGACATTCGTCAAAAACTCATGTGGCTCAAACAGAACCATTTCAATACAGTAGTACTGTCTGAATATGCTCCCAAAATCTGTTATCAACTGTGTGATACCTTGGGTATCTATATCGTAAATAGTATTGACCCCAATCGCATAGAAAAGGCTAAACAATTGTATCAATATCAAATAAAAAATTCGTGCGTCATAGGCAGTATGTACTTGCAGCCACTTAATAAAACACAGCTAATATCGCTAAAACGAGCAAATGGACGGCAATCAGGAACAGAAGAAATTCCCCGGAAGTTTTTATTGCAATCTTCAAAATCGGCCTCTATTGCCGATATTACCTTTGGGTTTGAGGAAATAGGTAATGGTACTAATCCTCGCTTAGAAAATTTAAAAAGTCATTATAGCCCAATAAATATAATACACGTTGATTCGTTGCCTAATACTGTAGTGATTCAGAATCTTTTTGATTTTTGGCAATTAGGGAATGAAATTACGCTGCGATGGGAATTGCTTGAAAACGAGACAATTATTCAGCAAAAAGAGTTGAGCGAAATCAACATTCAGCCTCATCAATTCAAAGAAATAGCCCTGAATTTTAGGCCCTTTGTTAAGAAAACAACTGCACAATACACCCTTCGTATTGTGGCCAACTATGCCAACAAACCTTTTTGGGCAGACAATAGCAGCATTTATTCGCGGGGCTTTGTATTGAAAAACAATTTTTAACGCTCCGGACAAAGTCCTAATCTACTTCTTCGGTATTTGGTTTTCTTATTCCGGCCAAGAATTCCTGCCGAAGACCTGCGCGTAGCCGAGCGGATGTTCTGCGAAGTCAGGAAAATGCTGAGATAAGACAAGGTAATCTTGATAGGGAGGCAGAAGCTCTTATGAACTTCTGCTTTTTTATTGGGTTTGGCAAGATTAGTGCTTTCTTTTGCGTTGATAAATGAGCCAATAGATATCATTATGAAAAAAATAGTACGCACTTTTCGTCTTTTGTTGATCACAGGTTATTGTTGTTTTTCTTCTTACAATACATACGCACAGCGCGAAGTGCAGTATGCTCAATATTTGGTCAATCCGCTTGCCATCAACCCGGCGGCGACGGGGATTCGGGAAAATTTTCACTTCAATGCGGTCCTTCGGCGACAGTTCGTTGCGGGTATTCAGGGATTGCCCGTTACCCAGTCTTTTGCCATGGACGGGAGTGTAGCCAATGGGAAAGTGGGCCTGGGCTTACAGGGGCTCAATGACCGGGTATCGGTCAATGTGGCGGTATTTGGCAGCACTTCGTATATCATCAAACTCTCAGAATATCAAAAGATTTCCATTGGTGTCCTGGGCGGCATTAACGTTTTGCCCTCACGCAGCGCTATTAATATCGGCGGAGGAATCAATAAAGCATTGGCAAGCGCAGGCGTCGGCATTTATTATCAGGATGAACTGTTTTTTGGAGGCATTTCCATGCCTGAGATCTTGAAACAAAGCTATGGTTACAACAATACCGGCGGATTACTCAACTACCAACGGCCGATTTTTGTGCAATTGGGATTAAAAATGGAAATGAGTGAAGAGTTGAATGTGGTTCCATCTATACTGATCACCAAGCCCGAACAGGGAAAGATCAGGACCGATCTAAACGCACTGATGCATTATAAAAACACCTTGATGGCGGGTGTATCGGCCCGTTTGGGCAGTGTTACCTATTTTCAGGTGTTGTTGGGATATGATATTTCCAAAAACATCAGAATAGGCTATACCTACAATTCAAGGCGTGTAGAAGACTTTTACGGCAATTCAACCAGTGTACCCGGAGCGGGGAAAGGAATCCATGAAATTGTATTTACGCTTCAGCCCAATCCGCGCTCTAATTAGATTTTTACTAAATCTATAAGACTTTTGCAACGAATTCAAAATACATGAACTAAATTTGCCCCACTTTCAACCAGCATTTTTTTAAATGGAAAAATACTCATATATAGCTAATTCAGAAGCTGCGTACATTGAGGACCTGTACCAAAAATACTTGCAACAACCCGATTCTGTCGATTTAAGTTGGCAACGGTTCTTTGAAGGTTTTGAATTTTCTGCTAAATACGGCGAAAATAAGCCTAAAGTAAACGGCAACGGTGCCGCCCCGGCACCCGCTGAAACCTCCCATTCCGTTTCACATACCCGTAAAGAAATGGAGGTGGT
Above is a window of Runella slithyformis DSM 19594 DNA encoding:
- a CDS encoding cysteine peptidase family C39 domain-containing protein: MKFPIYKQHDAMDCGPTCLRMVAKYYGQSYSAQALRERTQIGKDGVNLLGISEAAESIGFRTVAVKVSLDKLLQEAPFPCIVH
- a CDS encoding helix-turn-helix domain-containing protein; the encoded protein is MKAKYKPSDYEILRRRCVELKEAGWKQKDITSALGLTEGWVSQTLKKYRELGAEGLLARKPPGSLPKLTSEQLSQLVEELKQGAVSHGFPGHIWTRSRVNELIGRLFGVSYDLTQVGRILKKLGWSLQKPAKKARQQSKQKVQQWREETVPELKKSRG
- a CDS encoding peptidase domain-containing ABC transporter; the protein is MVIAPQPLKGASIPFLKPPSGVGGLSVADPARGLITYTREEFEKQWATTISNGQKMGVALLLEPTPALGKEHELEGRTGEEKRLGTSRLGTYLYQHRRLVGQLGVGLLVASLLQLIFPFLTQSVVDVGIQTRNPSFVLLVLLAQLALTVGRTSVEFIRSWLLMHLSTRLNLSLLSDFLIKLTRLPLSFFDTKQFGDIMQRIGDHHRIEQFLTGQTLNTLFSLFNLLVFGAVLAFYNLTIFGVLMLSALLYAGWVAMFLKFRRKLDYQRFSISAKSSSTLVQLIQGMHEIRLAGAETPMRWRWEQLQTQSFKLGMKGLSVSQWQQAGALLINEGKSIFITFLSAQAVINGQLSLGGMLAVQYIIGQVNAPLQQLIGLVQSGQDAKISLERLNEIYELEDEETGQGLVELPTSHTLSLQSLSFTYRGAGNEPVLHDIHLTIPQGKTTAIVGMSGSGKTTLLKLLLRFYDPTQGKILIGGVGLNNISHKYWRKQCGVVMQDGFLFSDTIARNIAVGVDIIDRQKLYQAAQAANILDFIESLPLGFHTKIGAEGMGVSQGQKQRLLIARAVYKDPQYIFFDEATNALDAHNEAVIVENLNEFFKNRTVIVVAHRLSTVKNADQIVVLDKGRITEIGTHSTLTSQQGDYYQLVKNQLEL
- a CDS encoding HlyD family secretion protein gives rise to the protein MTKEENHLFTDRPEGAALFEELRSEEIQEVLGHTPPWAVRLGNTLFLVILLGILGLSWLIKYPEIVTVPFRLTSADAPKAVLSKTQGRLVKLWVKDTHYVEQNQPLAYLESTASHPEVLALETALQQLAALTDNDRFETIAFFKAERQKKLGELQPDYQSFMQVFTETVTLFANGYLRQKRAFLKDELMDLMTNHDQLSAQYEIQKQEFQLVEKEFAIHKHLFKERVIAPLEYNREERNYLAKQLPLKQLEMSITHNKTAQTLKQKELAELEKQANDRKVEFSQALSTLQVAVATWKTRFIVSAPRAGQIFYADLWQEDQPIKNDEILFYVGSSQKSFLGEARISQRNSGKVKEGQRVLIKFQSYPFEQFGIVEGKIQTIAAVPSSDSTFRAVVGLPKGLQTSSHKTLPFKNGLNATAEIITEDLSVAERMFYEVRKMLR
- a CDS encoding PorP/SprF family type IX secretion system membrane protein, with protein sequence MKKIVRTFRLLLITGYCCFSSYNTYAQREVQYAQYLVNPLAINPAATGIRENFHFNAVLRRQFVAGIQGLPVTQSFAMDGSVANGKVGLGLQGLNDRVSVNVAVFGSTSYIIKLSEYQKISIGVLGGINVLPSRSAINIGGGINKALASAGVGIYYQDELFFGGISMPEILKQSYGYNNTGGLLNYQRPIFVQLGLKMEMSEELNVVPSILITKPEQGKIRTDLNALMHYKNTLMAGVSARLGSVTYFQVLLGYDISKNIRIGYTYNSRRVEDFYGNSTSVPGAGKGIHEIVFTLQPNPRSN
- a CDS encoding beta-galactosidase domain 4-containing protein, which translates into the protein MDLRFGWTTKGGKTNENIALDGPYSKTSKNTRYTKTFILSDAFKNRGSVFLHLEQLNSSFSIYLNEFKLDNSIGLHYLTYDISKIITDSLNTLVIQTQGENSQIPIQDIFVFGTPKFYFYSLSMGLMDTGNNDYVTCRSGINKLDIYNEISYETSVKVFRKDFTYSPHLLQSSFGVKSYFNDDATESYYKVYSHTTGVRGNIFKNSRIDGGCSRSPRVAASWNAESPKLYKVIHKAQTNANTDSMFSYQYLGFKTMVTHTDQSVVFNNKPITLKAIAIPSVYGKEEDIRQKLMWLKQNHFNTVVLSEYAPKICYQLCDTLGIYIVNSIDPNRIEKAKQLYQYQIKNSCVIGSMYLQPLNKTQLISLKRANGRQSGTEEIPRKFLLQSSKSASIADITFGFEEIGNGTNPRLENLKSHYSPINIIHVDSLPNTVVIQNLFDFWQLGNEITLRWELLENETIIQQKELSEINIQPHQFKEIALNFRPFVKKTTAQYTLRIVANYANKPFWADNSSIYSRGFVLKNNF